The proteins below come from a single Mytilus edulis chromosome 5, xbMytEdul2.2, whole genome shotgun sequence genomic window:
- the LOC139523122 gene encoding coadhesin-like: MELRIGETVILMLSIFSVCSYLCVLEPGDCTNDCGEGTQNFTGRCGQLTYDFELPCTSYTGCTGRWGDWTAFGECSTSCDGGQKLFTRTCNHVSLPGHLSVACDGENYEYKTCNLGGCPGSWSCWEDDGHCSTSCGNGTQIRRRCCDNLAPTNVGNECPGDNVTYVHCNIIECPVYKWGHLKEQNLTKDDLKDIMEEELNEIKNNLAIDSKNISATIRKHISARDDRPSAASVGYVGVALLVVPLVMIILADAPKVFAVVASIYRKVCSRNAQ; encoded by the exons ATGGAACTTAGAATAGGAGAAACAGTTATTCTTATGCTTTCCATATTTTCTGTTTGTTCGTACT TGTGCGTACTTGAACCAGGAGATTGTACAAATGATTGTGGAGAGGGAACTCAAAATTTTACTGGCCGCTGTGGTCAATTGACTTATGATTTTGAATTACCATGCACAAGCTATACAGGGTGTACAG GTCGTTGGGGCGACTGGACAGCATTTGGTGAATGCTCTACTTCTTGTGACGGCGGCCAAAAGCTATTTACAAGAACGTGTAACCATGTTTCATTACCAGGCCATTTGTCGGTTGCTTGTGATGGTGAAAACTATGAATACAAAACATGCAACCTAGGTGGATGTCCAG GATCATGGAGCTGTTGGGAGGATGATGGTCACTGCTCAACTTCCTGTGGCAATGGGACACAAATAAGGCGCCGATGCTGCGATAATCTAGCGCCAACAAATGTTGGAAATGAATGTCCTGGTGACAATGTTACATACGTTCACTGTAACATCATTGAATGTCCAG tttATAAATGGGGACATTTGAAAGAGCAAAACCTAACAAAAGATGATCTAAAAGACATTATGGAGGAAGAGCtgaatgaaataaagaataactTAGCCATCGACTCGAAAAACATATCTGCTACTATCAGGAAACACATATCAGCACGTGACGACAGACCTTCTGCTGCATCCGTAGGTTATGTAGGTGTCGCTCTGTTGGTGGTTCCATTGGTAATGATTATTTTGGCGGACGCTCCAAAGGTTTTCGCCGTTGTAGCATCTATTTACAGAAAAGTGTGTTCAAGAAATGCTCAATAA